Proteins from one Nerophis lumbriciformis linkage group LG16, RoL_Nlum_v2.1, whole genome shotgun sequence genomic window:
- the c1galt1c1 gene encoding C1GALT1-specific chaperone 1 yields the protein MLSEGGSFVKGMALGAVFSLTLAILGSFSPRAQSVSENHHHHHHVQAASNDELKRLSDPDAQELNYQVRVYCVIMVQPKTLVHWAAAVDTWSKHCDKAVFYTSESSKALEAVDLNEKDDWARLQKALKHAYENAGDLRWFFIAQPTTFAIIENLKYLLLTKDPGEPFYIGNAVKSGELDYVAYDSGIALSYEALKRLVQVFQDQDKCPQTRQGLWLLSEDKQLAVCLRYTGVFAENGEDMHGKGLFNSKSVETLIKESMKNNPNNVVEGCCSDMAVTFGGMTPNQMQVMMYGVYRLRSFGHDFYDWLTFDPPEGSEND from the coding sequence ATGTTGTCCGAAGGTGGCTCTTTTGTGAAGGGGATGGCCTTGGGAGCGGTCTTCAGCCTGACGCTGGCCATCCTCGGTAGTTTCAGCCCCAGGGCCCAGTCTGTGTCGGAGAaccaccatcaccaccatcaCGTCCAGGCGGCGAGCAACGACGAGCTCAAGCGCCTCTCGGACCCGGATGCTCAGGAATTGAACTACCAAGTCCGTGTGTACTGCGTCATCATGGTCCAGCCCAAGACTCTGGTCCACTGGGCCGCCGCCGTGGACACGTGGAGCAAACACTGCGACAAAGCCGTGTTTTACACCTCGGAGTCCTCCAAGGCCCTGGAGGCGGTGGACCTGAATGAAAAAGACGACTGGGCGAGGTTGCAAAAAGCTCTGAAGCACGCCTACGAGAACGCCGGAGATCTGCGCTGGTTCTTCATAGCGCAGCCCACCACCTTCGCCATCATCGAGAACCTCAAGTACCTGCTGCTCACCAAGGACCCCGGCGAGCCCTTCTACATCGGCAACGCCGTCAAGTCCGGCGAGCTGGACTACGTGGCGTACGACAGCGGCATCGCCCTCAGCTACGAGGCTCTCAAAAGGCTGGTGCAGGTTTTCCAAGATCAAGACAAGTGTCCCCAGACCAGGCAAGGCCTGTGGCTCCTGAGCGAGGACAAGCAGCTGGCCGTGTGCCTCAGGTACACCGGCGTGTTCGCCGAAAACGGCGAGGACATGCACGGCAAGGGCCTGTTCAACAGCAAGAGCGTGGAGACGTTGATCAAGGAGAGCATGAAGAACAACCCCAACAACGTGGTGGAAGGCTGCTGCTCCGACATGGCCGTCACCTTCGGCGGGATGACGCCCAATCAGATGCAGGTGATGATGTACGGCGTCTACAGACTGCGTTCTTTTGGCCACGATTTCTACGACTGGTTGACGTTTGACCCTCCGGAGGGTTCCGAAAACGACTAG
- the mcts1 gene encoding malignant T-cell-amplified sequence 1 translates to MFKKFDEKENVSNCIQLKTSVIKGIKSQLLDQFPEIESWLNHIMPKKDPVKIVRCHEHIEILTVNGELLFFRQREGPFYPTLRLLHKYPFILPHQQVDKGAIKFVLSGANIMCPGLTSPGAKLYPAGSDTVVAIMAEGKQHALCVGVMKMSAESIEKVNKGIGIENVHYLNDGLWHMKTYK, encoded by the exons ATGTTTAAAAA GTTTGATGAGAAGGAAAATGTGTCAAACTGCATACAGTTGAAAACATCCGTCATTAAAGGCATAAAGAGCCAGCTGCTGGATCAGTTTCCTGAAATCGAGTCATGGCTCAATCACATAATGCCAAAGAAGGACCCTGTCAAAATAGTGAGATG CCATGAACACATTGAAATCTTGACGGTGAATGGAGAGTTGCTCTTCTTCAGACAGCGAGAAGGCCCGTTCTACCCCACACTGAGATTGTTGCATAAAT ATCCGTTTATTCTTCCGCACCAGCAAGTTGACAAAGGGGCCATCAAATTCGTCTTAAGCGGAGCCAACATCATGTGTCCGGGGCTGACGTCACCGGGCGCTAAACTCTACCCGGCTGGATCCGACACCGTCGTC GCTATCATGGCAGAGGGTAAACAACACGCGCTCTGTGTCGGCGTCATGAAGATGTCTGCAGAGAGCAT AGAAAAAGTCAACAAGGGCATCGGGATCGAGAACGTTCACTATCTCAACGACGGACTGTGGCACATGAAGACGTATAAATAA